Proteins encoded in a region of the Paenibacillus wynnii genome:
- a CDS encoding iron chelate uptake ABC transporter family permease subunit — protein sequence MRMKLTVLSVAAVALIVLFMIYQAGGNWDYVLPSRGKKLVAILITGAVIAVSTIVFQSITNNRILTPSILGLDSLYMLIQTFGVFALGSANMTFMNKNINFMFSATLMVLFSGLLYKLMFRREGQNIYFLLLVGLIMGTMFQSASSFMEVLIDPNEFLVLQGKMFASFNNVSSDLLILSTVILALTTLYFMRFTKYLDVISLGRDEAINLGLDYEYIVKRLLMVIAIFVSISTALVGPITFLGLLVANVAHQLFRTYKHQYLIPGAILLSIVALVGGQFLVERVFGFTTTVSVIINFAGGVYFVHLLLKENKSW from the coding sequence ATGAGGATGAAGCTTACTGTACTGTCTGTAGCCGCTGTCGCACTTATCGTATTGTTTATGATCTATCAGGCAGGAGGCAACTGGGATTATGTGCTGCCGAGCCGGGGGAAAAAGCTTGTTGCGATCTTGATCACTGGAGCCGTAATTGCGGTCTCTACCATCGTTTTTCAAAGCATAACCAATAATCGTATTTTGACACCAAGTATTCTAGGTCTCGATTCTCTCTATATGCTCATTCAGACGTTCGGTGTATTCGCTCTCGGTTCTGCCAATATGACCTTCATGAACAAGAACATTAACTTTATGTTTTCTGCTACGCTGATGGTGCTCTTCTCTGGCTTGCTGTATAAGCTTATGTTTCGCCGGGAAGGACAGAATATTTACTTCTTGCTTCTCGTAGGGCTCATTATGGGCACGATGTTCCAGAGCGCTTCGTCCTTTATGGAGGTCTTGATTGATCCGAATGAATTTCTGGTTTTACAAGGAAAAATGTTCGCCAGCTTCAACAATGTAAGCAGTGATTTATTGATTCTTTCTACGGTTATCCTTGCGCTCACCACGCTTTATTTCATGCGGTTTACCAAGTATTTAGATGTAATTTCTTTGGGTAGAGATGAGGCTATTAATTTGGGACTGGATTACGAGTATATTGTCAAAAGATTGCTCATGGTGATCGCTATCTTCGTATCGATTTCAACAGCGCTAGTAGGTCCCATCACATTCCTAGGTCTGTTGGTAGCTAATGTGGCTCACCAGTTATTCCGCACTTATAAGCATCAATATCTGATACCCGGAGCTATTCTGCTAAGTATCGTAGCTCTTGTCGGCGGGCAGTTTTTGGTGGAGAGAGTGTTTGGCTTCACAACTACAGTCAGTGTCATTATTAATTTTGCAGGCGGCGTCTATTTCGTCCATTTGCTGCTAAAGGAGAACAAGTCGTGGTAG
- a CDS encoding siderophore ABC transporter substrate-binding protein: protein MKKNILITVMALFMVVALAACGNNKAATSGNNTSANNASETVQPSAEPTVAPTTEPTELTFKHALGETIVQKNPQKVVVFDFGSLDTLDKLGVEIAALPKGSIPSYLSKYSDAKYEDIGDLFEPDFEKINSLSPDLIIISARQQEIYEELSKIAPTLYVAVDNANYMQSFSGNVKTLGEIFGKETEVDAELATINADIQKLHDTASATGKKALIVLANEGKISAYGTGSRFGVIHDVFGFTPADAKIEVSNHGQSVSYEYVLEKNPDYLFVIDRGAVVKSENGQASPAKEAVENDLVKKTNAFKEGKIVYLDPNYWYLSGGGLVSVSEMIKEAQSIVAE, encoded by the coding sequence TTGAAGAAGAATATACTTATTACGGTTATGGCTCTATTCATGGTAGTTGCTCTAGCAGCCTGTGGAAATAATAAGGCTGCAACGTCAGGCAACAATACATCAGCTAACAACGCTTCAGAGACAGTGCAGCCGTCTGCTGAACCCACTGTTGCACCGACTACTGAACCGACTGAGCTTACGTTCAAGCATGCTTTGGGAGAGACTATTGTTCAGAAAAATCCGCAGAAGGTTGTTGTATTCGATTTTGGCTCCCTTGACACACTGGATAAGCTGGGTGTAGAAATTGCTGCCTTACCTAAAGGAAGTATTCCTTCTTATCTATCCAAATACAGCGATGCTAAATACGAGGATATTGGAGATTTGTTCGAACCCGATTTCGAAAAAATAAACAGTCTTTCACCTGATCTAATTATTATTTCTGCCAGACAGCAGGAGATTTACGAAGAGCTTAGTAAGATTGCTCCAACCTTATATGTGGCTGTGGATAATGCCAACTACATGCAGTCCTTTTCAGGAAATGTGAAGACGCTTGGTGAAATTTTCGGGAAAGAAACCGAAGTCGATGCAGAACTGGCTACGATTAACGCAGATATCCAAAAGCTGCATGATACAGCTTCAGCGACCGGTAAGAAAGCCCTTATTGTTCTGGCTAATGAAGGCAAGATCAGTGCCTATGGTACAGGCTCCCGCTTTGGTGTCATTCATGATGTGTTTGGATTTACACCTGCGGATGCCAAAATTGAAGTGTCGAATCATGGACAAAGCGTGTCCTATGAATACGTGTTGGAGAAGAACCCAGATTATTTGTTCGTTATTGACAGAGGTGCTGTGGTGAAAAGTGAGAACGGTCAGGCATCACCGGCAAAAGAGGCGGTCGAGAACGATCTGGTGAAGAAAACCAATGCTTTTAAAGAAGGCAAAATCGTCTATCTGGACCCTAACTATTGGTATCTATCCGGCGGCGGCCTTGTTTCCGTTAGCGAAATGATTAAGGAAGCTCAAAGTATTGTAGCGGAATAA
- a CDS encoding DUF4832 domain-containing protein, with protein MLKKPQGLTAKLIQICALLLFCGGSGSVGKAAPAMAVNYPTETQAVLNNPYIGFVADARDPQRVKQKISLVHANLIWRDLEPEEGSYDFAGLEEKFHFDHWKDQGARIVLRVVLDYPGEESHMDIPDWLYEKINKTGTWYDLTYGKGFSPDYSNTVLIASHKKLIAALAEHYNSDPFVAFIQLGSIGHWGEWHTMDSEPGYIPFPSRSITDQYVEHYVRSFTGKQMLMRRPTLAASRYGMGLYNDAFGKHNATIDGFLSWFTKGYTSWLTQDEEPAMRNFWTTSPSGGEFSDPKAYLQDSTIDESILQAKLTHVSWLGPSAPWNEEQGGMLQANIDRFLRTIGYRFVIQKAVYEKEIIPGGTVHVRLLIANRGTAPFYFKWPLEISLADTQGNTLASVSSSTDIRKWLPGTTPATVFLKLPKRLTPGQYTLQAAILDPSTGKPGVDFAINGRQPDGRFLLGKLTVSGGN; from the coding sequence ATGCTAAAAAAACCACAGGGGTTGACCGCCAAATTAATACAGATATGTGCCCTTCTTCTTTTCTGCGGGGGATCGGGTTCCGTAGGAAAAGCTGCACCTGCCATGGCCGTAAACTACCCCACCGAAACGCAAGCGGTGCTTAATAATCCATATATCGGTTTTGTAGCTGATGCTCGTGACCCCCAAAGGGTCAAGCAAAAGATTTCTCTCGTTCATGCCAATTTAATTTGGAGAGATTTGGAACCTGAGGAGGGCAGCTACGATTTCGCCGGTTTGGAAGAAAAATTCCATTTCGATCATTGGAAAGACCAAGGCGCCCGTATCGTGCTTCGAGTTGTGCTGGATTACCCTGGGGAAGAAAGCCATATGGATATTCCGGACTGGCTGTACGAGAAAATCAACAAAACGGGCACCTGGTACGATCTGACTTATGGCAAGGGTTTCAGCCCCGACTATTCCAATACAGTGCTGATTGCATCCCATAAGAAGTTGATTGCCGCGCTGGCCGAGCATTACAACAGCGATCCCTTTGTTGCATTCATCCAGCTCGGAAGTATCGGCCATTGGGGAGAATGGCATACGATGGATTCTGAACCCGGTTATATCCCTTTTCCATCTCGAAGTATCACTGATCAGTACGTCGAGCATTATGTACGTTCCTTTACCGGAAAACAGATGCTAATGCGCCGCCCAACCCTAGCTGCTTCGCGTTACGGAATGGGATTATATAACGATGCCTTCGGCAAACATAATGCCACGATTGACGGTTTTTTAAGCTGGTTCACCAAGGGATATACTTCGTGGCTGACGCAGGACGAGGAGCCGGCAATGCGCAATTTCTGGACGACCTCACCCAGCGGAGGGGAATTTTCGGATCCAAAAGCCTATCTCCAGGATTCAACCATTGATGAATCGATTTTGCAGGCTAAACTTACCCATGTTTCCTGGCTAGGCCCCTCTGCTCCATGGAATGAAGAGCAAGGAGGGATGCTTCAAGCCAATATAGATCGTTTTCTGCGGACAATCGGCTACCGCTTTGTCATACAGAAGGCGGTATACGAAAAGGAGATCATACCCGGAGGGACAGTGCATGTTAGACTGCTTATTGCCAACCGCGGCACGGCGCCCTTCTATTTCAAATGGCCTCTTGAAATATCATTGGCTGATACACAGGGGAATACTCTGGCTTCTGTAAGCAGCTCGACAGACATCCGTAAGTGGCTGCCCGGAACTACCCCCGCCACCGTCTTTCTGAAGCTACCCAAACGACTGACACCCGGCCAGTACACCTTACAAGCCGCCATTCTCGATCCAAGCACTGGAAAGCCGGGCGTCGATTTCGCCATCAATGGCCGTCAACCGGATGGACGTTTTTTGCTGGGGAAACTAACGGTCTCGGGTGGAAACTGA
- a CDS encoding ABC transporter ATP-binding protein: MVEVRNVSKRYGGTTVVDNVSLTIAKGKITSFIGPNGAGKSTLLSMISRLITKDEGQVLIEGKEIGTCNSKDLARKISVLKQSNHINVRLTVQELVSFGRFPYSQGRLTPEDRVQISEAISFMELTEMQDKYIDQLSGGQRQRAYIAMVMAQDTDYILLDEPLNNLDMKHSVQIMKVLRRLVDERGKTVVLVIHDINFASCYSDYIVALKNGRIIREGTVDEIIDSAVLGDVYDMDIPIENFGGKKIGVYFGT; the protein is encoded by the coding sequence GTGGTAGAAGTCCGAAATGTATCCAAGCGTTATGGCGGAACAACCGTTGTTGATAATGTGTCCTTGACCATTGCTAAAGGTAAAATAACTTCCTTCATAGGCCCGAACGGAGCGGGTAAAAGTACATTGCTCTCCATGATCAGCCGTCTCATTACTAAAGATGAGGGTCAGGTGCTCATCGAAGGCAAGGAAATAGGGACCTGTAACAGCAAAGATCTTGCCCGTAAAATATCGGTGCTGAAGCAGTCCAATCATATCAATGTAAGACTTACGGTACAGGAGCTGGTATCCTTCGGCAGGTTCCCTTATTCACAGGGAAGACTGACGCCTGAAGACCGGGTTCAGATTAGTGAAGCTATTTCCTTCATGGAGCTTACAGAGATGCAGGATAAATACATTGACCAACTTAGCGGCGGTCAGCGGCAGCGGGCTTACATCGCAATGGTGATGGCTCAGGATACCGACTATATTCTGCTGGATGAACCGCTTAATAATCTGGATATGAAGCACTCCGTGCAGATTATGAAAGTACTCCGACGGCTGGTGGATGAAAGAGGCAAGACGGTTGTGCTGGTCATCCACGATATCAACTTCGCCTCCTGTTATTCCGATTACATTGTTGCGCTCAAGAATGGGCGGATTATAAGAGAAGGAACTGTAGATGAGATTATCGATTCGGCTGTTCTTGGAGATGTGTATGATATGGACATTCCCATTGAAAACTTTGGCGGGAAAAAGATAGGCGTTTATTTTGGAACTTAG
- a CDS encoding winged helix-turn-helix transcriptional regulator: protein MARTSFEGEIPVEQIEVCPVTDTQNVIAGKWKIIILWHLRQTRRFGELQRLVPGISKGILTHQLRELEADQMILRKVYAEVPPKVEYSLTDAGESFIPILESMGEWGKKHTANKTNR, encoded by the coding sequence ATGGCTCGGACTTCATTTGAGGGCGAAATTCCAGTGGAACAAATAGAGGTTTGCCCCGTCACTGATACCCAAAATGTAATTGCAGGAAAGTGGAAAATAATTATTCTATGGCATTTGAGGCAGACCCGAAGATTTGGGGAGCTTCAAAGATTGGTGCCTGGAATTTCAAAAGGGATACTGACCCATCAACTGAGGGAATTAGAAGCAGATCAAATGATACTTAGGAAGGTATATGCAGAAGTTCCTCCAAAAGTGGAGTATTCCCTGACAGATGCAGGTGAAAGTTTTATACCCATACTGGAGAGTATGGGAGAGTGGGGTAAGAAACATACTGCGAACAAAACGAATCGGTAA
- a CDS encoding ATP-binding protein, producing the protein MLFPVLIVLIFFENRPLSYNGKILVLLSAVTMILCIAKPIKLEMGFIFDLRYIPFIIVALYGGYKNVLPLYLILNIYRFYLGGGGAVQSFLFSTAVVILVPLLSKRFIKLNPRNRIICATAVSFLTMGSYLIILSIIMGTLDRKFWILTFNVLTTCVGVMSIIMIFIEQIIANIKNRDRILHSERLNVVSELAASVSHEIRNPLTVTSGFLQLLNKSKTLTPEEKGYVELSLLELNRAEKIVSDYLSFAKPQSENMVYSNMREESEYTKNIIMPYASIHNVEVQFGFDNTLNKDYDRNQIQQCLINLYKNGIEAMREKGGGTLFIDITESKQNIIISIQDTGIGMTREEISRLGKPYYSTKEEGTGLGMLMAYSAINKVKGNIEVDSEKGKGTTFLITIPT; encoded by the coding sequence ATGTTGTTTCCAGTATTAATCGTTCTCATTTTCTTTGAAAATAGGCCACTCTCCTATAATGGGAAGATTCTTGTTTTACTATCCGCAGTGACGATGATCCTTTGTATTGCCAAACCTATAAAACTTGAAATGGGATTTATTTTTGATTTAAGATACATCCCATTTATTATCGTGGCTCTTTATGGGGGTTACAAGAATGTACTCCCGTTATATTTGATATTAAATATTTACCGGTTTTATTTAGGTGGGGGCGGAGCGGTTCAATCCTTTCTATTTTCGACGGCTGTAGTGATCTTGGTACCCTTACTCAGTAAAAGGTTTATAAAATTAAATCCCAGAAATCGAATCATATGCGCAACTGCTGTTTCTTTTCTAACCATGGGATCTTATCTGATTATACTGAGTATTATTATGGGGACTTTAGACAGGAAATTCTGGATACTCACCTTCAATGTATTAACGACTTGTGTTGGGGTGATGAGCATCATTATGATTTTTATAGAGCAGATCATTGCCAATATCAAAAATCGCGACCGGATTCTACATTCGGAAAGATTAAATGTTGTCAGTGAGTTAGCAGCTAGTGTCTCACACGAAATAAGAAATCCACTCACGGTAACCAGCGGGTTTCTACAGCTATTAAATAAATCCAAAACGTTAACACCTGAGGAAAAAGGATATGTGGAATTATCTTTACTAGAACTTAACCGCGCGGAGAAAATAGTGAGCGATTATCTCTCCTTTGCCAAGCCGCAGTCTGAGAATATGGTTTATTCCAACATGAGAGAGGAATCAGAGTACACCAAAAATATCATTATGCCTTATGCCTCCATTCATAATGTCGAGGTGCAATTTGGTTTCGATAACACGTTGAATAAAGACTATGACAGGAACCAAATCCAGCAATGTCTAATTAATTTGTATAAGAACGGTATTGAGGCGATGAGAGAAAAGGGCGGCGGTACTCTTTTTATCGATATAACGGAGAGTAAGCAAAATATTATTATCAGCATCCAAGACACTGGCATTGGAATGACAAGGGAAGAAATATCACGTCTAGGTAAGCCCTATTATTCTACAAAAGAAGAAGGAACGGGCCTTGGTATGCTCATGGCCTACAGTGCAATCAATAAAGTCAAAGGGAATATCGAAGTCGATAGTGAAAAAGGGAAGGGTACAACATTCCTCATCACAATCCCTACTTAA
- a CDS encoding SMI1/KNR4 family protein yields MRDDLLDQLGSWHEEDEYQEIIDAIMEIPPGDRDYVLTSHLGRALNNLGRYEDGLEQFLTIAEEGKEDPLWHYRIGVSYYYLEQYDQALKEFKMADKLEPDDEDTLEFIDWCRREKAKKPAKVVKAAIAAFDSSNFWNDSEDALEQYVSEPPTPELIASVEEELVFKLPAFYIDMMKLHNGGIPNNTHYPIEGDASGAKSHISVSGILGIGREKSLSLCGDLGSRYRIENGGYPEFGVVICDCSSEHEVVMLDYRSCGNDGEPEVVHVDRENNYKITYLAKNFETFIRGLVNEETYVTKQ; encoded by the coding sequence TTGAGAGATGATCTTTTGGATCAACTGGGTTCGTGGCATGAAGAAGATGAATATCAAGAAATAATAGATGCGATTATGGAGATTCCTCCGGGAGACAGGGATTATGTGCTGACTAGTCATTTGGGTCGAGCGTTGAATAACCTCGGACGTTATGAAGATGGGCTTGAACAGTTTTTGACCATTGCAGAAGAGGGCAAGGAAGATCCGCTCTGGCATTACCGCATCGGGGTTTCCTATTACTATCTGGAGCAATATGATCAAGCCCTAAAAGAATTTAAAATGGCTGATAAACTGGAACCCGATGACGAGGATACCTTGGAGTTCATAGATTGGTGCCGGCGTGAAAAAGCTAAGAAACCTGCAAAAGTAGTAAAAGCAGCAATAGCAGCGTTCGATTCTTCAAACTTTTGGAATGACAGTGAGGATGCGTTAGAACAATACGTTTCTGAACCGCCCACACCTGAGTTAATTGCATCCGTTGAGGAAGAGCTGGTGTTTAAACTGCCCGCTTTTTATATTGATATGATGAAGTTACATAATGGGGGTATTCCTAACAATACGCATTACCCTATAGAGGGAGATGCTTCCGGGGCAAAAAGCCATATTTCGGTTTCAGGTATCCTAGGCATTGGGCGAGAAAAGAGTCTTTCGTTATGCGGAGATCTTGGCAGCCGGTATAGGATTGAAAATGGGGGTTATCCCGAATTTGGTGTGGTTATTTGTGATTGTTCTTCAGAGCATGAGGTAGTGATGCTGGATTATCGTTCATGCGGCAATGATGGTGAGCCAGAGGTTGTTCATGTGGACCGGGAGAATAATTATAAGATTACCTACTTGGCCAAAAACTTTGAGACCTTTATTCGCGGATTAGTGAATGAGGAGACTTACGTTACCAAGCAATAG
- a CDS encoding SDR family oxidoreductase, whose protein sequence is MSKIVVTAATGELGQLVVKHLLEKVPASQIAVSIRNVEKASALAELGVEIRYSDFDDPASMEKAFAGASKLLLISTPQDESISRIRKHVSAIEAARKAGVKHIIYTSFAFADVDAFAPLANVHLATEYSLQASEIPTTILRNTWYQELHVNPSLQTYIEGGVIINSAGEGKINTATRDDLALATAVVLTEEGHENQVYELASSQSWSYPDLAEILSKVSGKNVSYQAVSDAESLEGMIKAGLPEGLAQFLVAIDSKMAAGTEGHTSTDLEKLIGKKPTSIQESITQWFVS, encoded by the coding sequence ATGTCTAAAATCGTGGTTACTGCAGCAACAGGAGAATTGGGTCAATTGGTGGTTAAACATTTGCTTGAGAAAGTCCCTGCCAGCCAAATCGCTGTTAGTATTCGAAATGTTGAAAAAGCATCCGCTTTAGCTGAATTAGGGGTAGAAATTCGTTATAGTGATTTCGATGATCCGGCATCGATGGAAAAGGCTTTTGCAGGAGCTTCAAAACTCTTGTTGATTTCAACGCCGCAAGATGAGTCCATCAGCCGCATTCGTAAACACGTGTCTGCCATTGAGGCCGCTAGAAAAGCTGGGGTTAAACATATTATCTACACCAGTTTTGCATTTGCGGATGTGGATGCTTTTGCTCCTTTGGCTAATGTACATTTAGCAACGGAATATAGCCTCCAGGCTAGTGAAATACCAACGACTATTCTACGCAACACATGGTATCAAGAATTGCATGTGAATCCTAGCCTTCAAACCTACATTGAGGGTGGAGTAATCATTAATTCTGCAGGAGAAGGCAAAATTAACACCGCAACACGCGATGACTTAGCTCTAGCTACTGCAGTTGTACTTACTGAAGAAGGACATGAAAATCAGGTGTATGAGCTGGCTTCTTCACAATCTTGGAGTTATCCAGACTTAGCAGAGATATTATCGAAGGTATCCGGTAAAAATGTTTCTTACCAAGCCGTTTCAGATGCTGAATCTTTAGAAGGTATGATTAAGGCGGGATTGCCTGAGGGGCTTGCACAGTTCTTAGTGGCCATCGATAGTAAAATGGCTGCCGGAACGGAAGGACACACCTCCACAGACCTCGAAAAACTAATTGGCAAAAAACCTACTTCCATTCAGGAAAGTATTACTCAATGGTTTGTTTCATAA